GCTGGGCCAGTTCCACCATGCGCAGGGTGCGGCCGGAGAGGCTGCCGGTCAGGTCCTGGGGGACGGAGTGGCCGCCGACGCCGGGGCCGGGGCGGAAGGCCTGGAAGCCGAACGGCTTGGTCTCCGCGCAGCGGATGACGTCCCACAGGTCGACGCCCAAGTCGTGGCAGAGGACGGCCATCTCGTTGACGAGGGCGATGTTGACGTGCCGGTAGTTGGTCTCCAGGAGCTGTACGGTTTCCGCTTCGCGGGGTCCACGCGCGCGTACCACCTTGTCGGTGAGGCGGCCGTAGAAGGCGGCGGCCGACTCGGTGCAGGCGGAGGTGAGGCCGCCGATCACCTTGGGGGTGTTGGCGGGGGTGAAGTCGCGGTTGCCGGGGTCGACGCGGCTGGGGGAGTAGGCGAGGTGGAAGTCGCGGCCCGCGCGCAGTCCGGAGCCCTCTTCGAGGAGCGGGCGGAGGTACTCCTCGGTGGTGCCCGGGTGCACGGGGGACTCCAGGATGACCGTGGTGTGCGGGCGCAGGTGTGCGGCCAGGGTGTGGGCGGCGGCCTCCACCTGGCCGAGGTCGAGGCCGCCGTCCGCGTCCCGTGGGGTCGGGGCGCAGATGACCGCGGTGCGCACCCGGCCGAGCTCGGCCGGGGACGTGGTCGGCCGGAAGCCTCCCGCGAGCATCCGGCGCACTTCGGCGGGGCTGAGGGAGCCGGCCTCGGGGCCGGTCCGGTACCCGAGTGTGGGGATGCCGGCGGCGACGGCGGCCTGGGCCAGGGGCAGGCCGTACGGGCCGAGTCCGATGACGGCGAGATCTGCGGGCATGGCGGTGGGCCGTCCTTCCCAGTAGCCGAAGCGGGACAGGTGCGCAAGCCCAGTGGACAGGATGGACCAGCGCAATGTCACACTAGGAGTAAATATGACCGTTATGTGGGATTGATGGCGTGTGTCTTCCCGCGGGTCTGTGACGGGCTTCCCGCAGGAGCGTGTCCGCCTGCCAGCGGGTCCGTGAAAGTTGTCCGCAGGCTGGGGCGACTGCTGGCTGAACTCGGGCAAGCCGGTCAGAATTCTGGGCATGGGGGATACGTGACCGGGTCACTCCCCAGGGGTGCGACCGGCGCGACCTACAGCGGGAGGCAGCAGTGAGGACAGCGACACTGGGGCCGGCGCAGCGCGCCGAGTCACTCGCATCGATGGCCGAGCGTGAACTGGACGTGCTGGTGGTGGGAGCGGGCGTGGTCGGCGCGGGCACCGCGCTGGACGCCGTGACCCGGGGCCTGTCCACGGGCCTGGTCGAGGCGCGTGACTGGGCGTCCGGCACGTCGAGCAGGTCCAGCAAGCTGATCCACGGCGGCCTGCGCTATCTGGAGATGCTCGACTTCGCGCTCGTCCGGGAGGCGCTGAAGGAGCGCGGGCTGCTGCTGGAGCGGCTCGCGCCGCATCTGGTGAAGCCGGTGCCGTTCCTGTACCCGTTGCAGCACAAGGGCTGGGAGCGGCTGTACGCCGGTTCGGGCGTCGCGCTGTACGACGCCATGTCGATGGCCCGCGGGCACGGCCGCGGCCTGCCCGTCCACCGCCACCTGACCCGCCGTCACGCCCTGCGGGTCGCGCCCGCCTTGAAGAAGGACGCGCTGGTCGGAGCGTTGCAGTACTACGACGCCCAGATGGACGACGCCCGCTTCGTGGCGACGCTCGTGCGCACGGCGGCGGCGTACGGCGCGCACGTGGCCAACCGCGCGCGCGTGACCGGATTCCTGCGCGAGGGCGAGCGCGTGGTGGGCGCCCGGGTGCAGGACGTGGAGGGGGGCGGGGAGTACGAGGTCCGCGCCAAGCAGGTCGTCAACGCGACGGGCGTGTGGACCGACGACACCCAGGCGATGGTGGGCGAGCGCGGACAGTTCCACGTACGGGCGTCCAAGGGCATCCACCTGGTCGTGCCCAAGGACCGGATCCACTCGATGACCGGGCTGATCCTGCGCACCGAGAAGTCCGTGCTGTTCGTCATCCCGTGGGGCCGGCACTGGATCATCGGCACCACGGACACCGACTGGGACCTCGACAAGGCGCACCCCGCCGCGTCCAGCGCCGACATCGACTACCTGCTGGAGCATGTGAACTCGGTGCTGTCGGTGCCACTGACCAGGGACGACGTGCAGGGTGTGTACGCGGGCCTGAGGCCCCTGCTGGCCGGCGAGTCGGACGCCACCAGCAAGCTGTCCCGCGAGCACACCGTGGCGCATCCGGTGCCCGGCCTCGTCGTCGTGGCGGGCGGCAAGTACACGACGTACCGGGTGATGGCCAAGGACGCGGTGGACGCGGCCGTGCACGGGCTCGACCTGCGGGTCGCCGAGTGCGTGACCGAGGATGTTCCGCTGCTGGGGGCGGAGGGCTACCGGGCGCTGTGGAACGCGCGGGCGCGGATAGCCGCGCGGACGGGCATCCATGTCGTACGCGTGGAGCACCTGTTGAACCGGTACGGAGCGATGGCGGAGGAACTGCTCGACCTCATAGCAGCGGACACCTCGCTGGGCGAGCCCGTGCAGGCCGCCGACGACTATCTGCGCGCCGAGATCGTGTACGCCGCCTCGCACGAGGGCGCGCGGCACCTGGACGACGTACTGACCCGGCGCACCCGCATCTCCATCGAGACCTTCGACCGGGGCGCGCGCAGTGCCCGCGAGGCCGCCGAGCTGATGGCACCGGTGCTGGGCTGGGACAAGGACCAGATCGAGCGCGAGGTCGAGCACTACCAGAAGCGGGTGGAGGCCGAGCAGGAGTCGCAGCGGCAGCCGGACGACCTGACGGCGGATGCGGCGCGGTTGGGGGCGCCTGACATAGTGCCGCTGTAGGGGGCGGCGGAACGGCGGTTCACCGGGGACCCCGCGTATGGAGCACTCCGGGGGCAGCCAGGGGCACCCGGGGCGTTGGGCACTTGTCGGGTGAGGGACAATGGAGGCTCTGTCAGGGCGGGTTGTATGCGGGTTGTATGAGGGGACGCATGTCGGAGGCGGAGCGGGCGGGGACATCTCGTCAGGAGACTCGTCAGGACAACCGCGAGCGTCTCCTCGCGGGACGGTACCGGCTGGGAGAAGTGCTCGGCCGCGGCGGCATGGGCACGGTGTGGCGGGCCGAGGACGAGACCTTGGGGCGGACGGTCGCCGTCAAGGAGCTGCGGTTCCCGTCCAACATCGACGAGGACGAGAAACGGCGGCTGATCACGCGCACGCTGCGTGAGGCCAAGGCGATCGCGCGGATCCGCAACAACAGCGCGGTGACGGTCTTCGACGTGGTCGACGAGGACGACCGGCCGTGGATCGTGATGGAACTCGTCGAGGGCAAGTCGCTCGCCGAGGCCATCCGCGAGGACGGCCTGCTGGAGCCCAGGCGTGCCGCGGAGGTCGGTCTGGCGGTTCTCGACGTGCTGCGGTCCGCACACCGCGAGGGCATCCTGCACCGCGACGTGAAGCCGTCGAACGTGCTGATCTCCGAGGACGGCCGGGTCGTGCTCACCGACTTCGGCATCGCCCAGGTCGAGGGCGACCCCTCGATCACCTCGACCGGCATGCTCGTCGGCGCGCCCTCCTACATCTCCCCGGAGCGGGCCCGCGGCCACAAGCCGGGACCGGCGGCCGACCTGTGGTCGCTGGGCGGCTTGCTGTACGCGTCGGTCGAGGGCGTGCCGCCGTACGACAAGGGGTCGGCGATCGCGACCCTGACCGCTGTGATGACCGAGCCGCTGGAGGAGCCGAAGAACGCGGGGCCGCTGAGGGACGTCATCTACGGCCTGCTCAACAAGGACCCCGCCAAGCGGCTCGACGACGCGAGCGCGCGCGAGATGCTCAACGCGGTGATCCACGCGCCCGAGCCGAAGGCGGCCGAGCCGGAACTGGCACCGGACGCGACGAAGGTCGTACCGCTGCCGCCGCAGCCCGACGAGAGCACGGACCGGCGGGGTTCGGGCGGCGGCGGGAGCAAGCGGGGCGAGGAGGCGGCCGAGCGGTTCCGCGGGGCGCTGCGTTCCGTGCGGAAGGCTGCCGGGGCGGCGGGGGCGGGGGTCTCCGCCGCGGCGGCGACGCGTGGAAAGTCCGGCGGCGGGGCGGGCGTCTCGGGTGCCGGCGGTGGTACGGCGGGCTCGGGGGCCGACTCTGGTACGTCGGACTCCGGGTCCGGCGGCGGCGCGAGCGCTGCGGGTTCGGGTTCTGGGTCCGGTACGGCGGCGTCGGGTTCTGGGTCCGGTACGGCGGCGTCGGGTTCTGGGTCCGGTACGGCGGGTTCGGGCTCCGGGTCCCGTACGACCGTCTCGGGTTCCGGTGGTGGGACAGGTGTCTCGAGTTCCGCTGAGGGCGCCTCCTCGGGAAAGACCGCGTCGAGTGTGTCGACGGCGTCGGCTTCGAGTGGGGTCGCCGGTGCGGAGAGCCGCGAGCGGCGTGCGGTGTCGGGTGGTACGGCGTCGGGCGGTGCGGCTTCGGGCGGTGTGGCTTCGGGTGGTGCGTCGGGCGGACGGAGTTCCGGGTGGCCCGTGATGACGCCGCCGGATCTGCCGCCGCGGCCCGTGCCCAGAGCACCGCTCACCGATGTGGTGCCGCGGCGGACCCTGGTGATCATCGCGGTGGTCGTGGTGCTCGCCGTGATCGGGACCGTGCTGGCGCTCACGCTCGGCGACGGCGACGGGAGCTCTGACGGGGCCAAGGGCGGCGGTGCCAAGGTGACGGCGAGCGCGAGTGCCGACACCAAGGACGACGCGAGCGGCGGCACCCGTACCGACGGCGCGGCGACCGAGTCCGCGACCACGGGATCGGGGTCGCAGGCCACGCCGAGCGGCGCGGCGAGCGCGTCCGACGGCGGTGGCGCGGGCTCCGGCGGTTCCGCCGGCTCCGGCGACAATGCGGTGGCCAAGACGCACAAGGGGAGCCAGGGGTACTCGCTCGGGCTGCCCGAGGGGTGGAAGTACCAGTCCACGGGTTCGGCGGGGGATCGTTTCACCGGCCCCGACGGGCAGAGGCTGCTCGTAGCCTGGACGTCCACGCCGAAGGGCGACCCGGTGAAGGACTGGGAGAACCAGGAGCGGTACATGACGCGCTCCCAGTACCAGAAGATCCGCATAGCGCGGGTGGACTACCGCGGTTGGAACGCGGCCGACTGGGAGTTCACCTATGTGGAGAGCGGGACGAAGTACCGGACCATCGACCGTGGCTTCGTCGTCAACGACCAACTCGGATATGCGCTGATGTACACGGCGAAAGCCGCCAAGTGGGACAGCGCGCTGCGCCAGAACACATGGCGGACGCTGGCGGAGACCTTCGAACCGAAGTCGTGAGGGAACGGCCCCGCGTCCCGGACATTGAGATCGGGCGTCAGATCTTGAATCCCCTCTTTGCGGGTTGCCTCCGGCACGTATCGTGAGTGGTTGCGGACCGTACGCAGCCAGGTATGCATGCGGAACGGGCCGCGAGGCGAACGGAATTGACCAACCGGGCGGCCGGGGGAGGCAACGTGGACGACTATGCGGGCCGGGTACTCGCCGACCGCTACCGCCTGCCGCTGCCGCCGTCCGACGAGTACGAACTCACCGAGACCCGGGCCTTCGACACCTACAGCGGGCAGGAAGTCCTGGTCAGGCAGGTGCCGTTGCCCGAGGTCGTCGAGGCGGAGGTGCTCGACGCGGAGGGGCTGCCGGAGGGTTTCACGGCGCGGGATCCGCGGGATCCGCGGGACCATGGGGCGCGGCGACCCCAGGCCGCCCGCACCGGCACGCGGCGGCCCACCGACCCTGCCGTACGGCGGGCCGTGGAGGCCGCGCAGGCAGCCGCGCGGATCCCCGACCATCCGCGGCTCGACCAGGTCTTCGACGTGTTCGCCGACGGTGGTTCGCTGTGGGTCGTCAGTGAGTTGGTGTCGGCGCGGCCGCTGGCGGCGCTGCTTGCCGAGCAGCCGCTGACGCCGTACCGGGCGGCCGAGGTCGCCTCCGACGTCCTCACGGCACTGCGGGTACTGCACGCCCACGGTTGGGTGCACCGGAACATCACCGCCCGCACGGTGCTCGTCTGCGACGACGGCCGCGTGATGCTGACCGGCCTCGCGGTCGGCGCGGCGGAGGAGGCACTGTGCGGGTACGACCCGGTGCCGGTTGAGGCGGGGGAGTGGGGCGGCGGGTTCAGTGATGCTGGTGGACACCAGGGGCCCGGTGGATCACAGGGGCATGGTGGACCGCATGGGCCTGGTGGATCCCATGGGCCCGGTGGACCGCATGGGGCCGGTGGATCCCATGGGCCTAGTGGCCCACGTGGAGGCGATGGCCTCGACAGACCCGGTGGATTCGGTGGGTTCGGCGGCCCCGGCCCTTCCGGTGGGCCCGGTGTGTCCGGCGGGCCCGGTGGCGCCCCTGGGGGCGGCGGCGCGGTCGGCTTCGGTGGCGTGGATGCCGAGGCCGCTCGGCGGGCCGCCATCGAGGCGCGGGCGGCCGGAGGACTGCCGGCTGTCGGATCCGACGCGGCGAACGCGGCGCACGGGGCGAACGGGCCGTCGTCCGAGCTCGCCCCCCGGGCCGTCGACACCGGTGCGGACATCAGGGCGGCGCGAGCCGGGGCGATCGCGGCGTATCGCGCGGGGGCGCGGGCCGCGGCCCGGGTCCAGGAGGCCCAGCAGAGCGGAAGGACGGCACTGCCGGGGGCGCGTCCCGCGGGCGGCACCCCGGCGGCCCTGCCCGGGGCCCGCTCCGCACCCGAAGACGACCCGTCCGCACCGCCCCACGGCTCCACGCAGCCGCCGTACCCCGGCGCGAACGGCCTGCAGCACCCCCCGGGCGCCGAGCCGCCGGGGCAGATCGCCGATCCCTACGGCGTGCGCACCACCCCGTGGCACGGCGCCGCGCCCCGCGCCGGAACCGACGCCACACCGTCGCCCGGAAGCACCGGAGACCCCCGAGAAACCCGAGACACCCGAGACCCAGGCAACGGACAGGCCGGCCAGGGGCCCACGCCGCTGTCCCCCGGTGGAAACGGCGGCGCCACGCCGCACACCGCCGTTAGCCGCGTCACGGACTTCGGCAGGCCCGCCCCCGCCCCCGCAGTGGCACCCGCGCCCGGCACCCCCACGCGCTGGGAAGACCTGGCCGCGAACGCGCCCGTGCGGCGTGGCGGGCCCGCCACCGCGTTGGCGGCCGAGCGGGCGCGGCAGGCGCGGATGGCTGTGGTGGGGCCCGTGACCGAGCGGTGGGCGCCGGAACAGGCCGGGCCCGTGCACGAGAACTGGCAGTTGGCGGCGCCGATCGGGCCGGCGACCGACCTGTGGGCGCTGGGCGCGCTGCTCTTCCGTGCCGTACAGGGGCATGCGCCGTATCCGGAGGAGTCGACGGCCGAGCTGGTGCAGATGGTGTGTGCCGAGCCGCCCGCCTTCGCCGAGGAATGCGGGCCGCTGCGGCCGGTCGTGGAGTCGCTGCTGCGTCAGGACCCCACCGAGCGGCTCGACTTCGAGGAACTGCGCGGCTGGCTGCGTTCGCTGGTCCGCTCGGCGCCCGAGCCGGAGGCCGGTGCGCATGTCGTCGCGGCTCCGCCCTCCGACACGAGCCGGCTGCCGGTCGTACGGCGGCGGGGCGAGCTGGTACGGCGGCGGCGTGCCGGGCTGCCCGCGCACCACGGGCGGCACAAACGGGCCCGGGAGGAGGTCCGTTCGCCGCGCAGACTCGGCCGGAGCCTGCTCCTGCTGATACTGCTCGCGCTGGCCGGGGCGATCGCGTACGCCATGTTCTTCATGCCCAAGGCGGAGTCCACCGGGCAGGGCACCCAGGACCGTACGGGTGCCGCCGGTGAAGTCAGCCCGGCGCCCGAGCAGTCCCCGGAGGCGAGCAGCGAGCCCCGGCCCGAGCAGACGTCGCCGGGACCCGACGACGGTCCCTCGTCGTCCGCCGATGCCGACGAGACGCAGACCACCGGCCCCGAGGTCGCCGACGGCTTCACCCTCCGCAAGGACGCGGAGGGCTTCCAGGTCGCCGTGGCCAACGGCTGGGACCGCACCCCGGTGAACGGGCGCGGACAGGTCGTGTACGCGCAGGGGAACTTCGAGCTCATCGTCGTACCCGGACGGGACACCGCGGCCGAGGACGGCACCGATCCGATGGTGTACCAGCGGGAGAAGGAGCCGGAACTGCAGCCGTACCGCGACTCCAGTTGGGCCACCGCCACCGGGCTGAAGACGATCCAGGTGGGCGGACGGACCATGGCCGAGGGGCAGTTCACCTGGACCGGCGACGACGGGCGCGAGCTGTTCGTGCGCAATCTGGCGATGCTGATCGACGGGAAGTACCACGTCGTGCAGGTGCGCGGCCCGGAGGCCGAGCGGGACGAGGTGACCCGGCTGTACGAGCAGGCGTCGGCGACGTATCGGGTCACCGGCTGACGCCGGACGGGACGCCGATGGCGGCCCCTTGGTTCACTTCTGTCGCGGGAAGCGACAACCGTCACAGTGCGGTCACCTTGGCGTCTTCGTGGTTCCCCTCAGTGCGGCAAGGTCCTTAATCTGACCCTGTCAAGAACATTGCGGGGCAACGTGAATCAGATGCAGGGCCTGCTCCTCGCGGGGCGCTACCGGCTCGCCGACCCGATAGGCAAGGGCGGCATGGGCCGGGTGTGGCGTGCCCACGACGAGGTGCTGCACCGGGCCGTAGCGATCAAAGAGTTGACCGCCGCGCTCTATGTGTCCGAGAGCGACCAGGCCGTCCTGCTCGCCCGCACCCGGGCGGAGGCGCGCGCGGCCGCCCGGATCAACCACTCCGCCGTCGTCACCGTGCACGACGTGCTCGACCACGACGGCCGGCCGTGGATCGTGATGGAGCTGGTCGAGGGCCACTCGCTGGCCGACGCGGTCAAGGAGGAGGGGCGCGTCGAGCCGACGGAGGCCGCGCGCATCGGGCTGTGGGTGCTGCGGGCGCTGCGCGCCGCACACGCCGCCGGCGTGCTGCACCGGGATGTGAAGCCCGGCAACGTTCTCCTCTCGCGTGACCGGCGGGTTCTCCTGACCGACTTCGGCATCGCGCAGGTCGAGGGCGACACCGCCATCACCCGTACGGGAGAGATCGTCGGCTCGGTCGACTACCTCGCCCCCGAGCGGATCCGCGGCCATGACCCGGGAGCGTCCTCCGACCTATGGGCGCTGGGCGCCACCCTCTACACGGCGGTCGAGGGCAGGTCGCCCTTCCGCCGCACCACGCCCCTGAACACCATGCAGGCGGTCGTCGACGAGGAACCCGCCGAGCCGCGGTACGCCGGTCCGCTCGCGCCGGTCATCGCCGCGCTGCTCCACAAGGATCCGGCCAGGCGGCCCGACGCGTCCGAGGCCGAGCAGATGCTCGCGGAGGCGGCGGAGGGACGGCGGCCGAGCGCGGCGCAGGCGTATGTGGTGACCCACCATGTGGGACAGCTGGGCTCGCCGCGTGAGACGCAGACCCGCACCGGGCCGAACGCCGGGCCGAACGCGGGCGCGCACACTCCGGCCACCGGCACGCCGTACCGCTCCGGGACCGGTCCGACCGGTCTGTCGGGTCCGCCGGGTCCGTCGGGTCCGTCGGGTCCGTCGGGTCCGATCGTGACCGGTCCCGCGTACGCCCCCTCCGGTCGGCCCCCGTCCAAGCGCCGCCGCCTGCGCACGCTGGCCCTCGTCGTCGCCCTCGCGGCGATCATCGGCGGCGGCACGGCCGTGGCGATGCAG
The nucleotide sequence above comes from Streptomyces sp. NL15-2K. Encoded proteins:
- a CDS encoding serine/threonine-protein kinase, with amino-acid sequence MSEAERAGTSRQETRQDNRERLLAGRYRLGEVLGRGGMGTVWRAEDETLGRTVAVKELRFPSNIDEDEKRRLITRTLREAKAIARIRNNSAVTVFDVVDEDDRPWIVMELVEGKSLAEAIREDGLLEPRRAAEVGLAVLDVLRSAHREGILHRDVKPSNVLISEDGRVVLTDFGIAQVEGDPSITSTGMLVGAPSYISPERARGHKPGPAADLWSLGGLLYASVEGVPPYDKGSAIATLTAVMTEPLEEPKNAGPLRDVIYGLLNKDPAKRLDDASAREMLNAVIHAPEPKAAEPELAPDATKVVPLPPQPDESTDRRGSGGGGSKRGEEAAERFRGALRSVRKAAGAAGAGVSAAAATRGKSGGGAGVSGAGGGTAGSGADSGTSDSGSGGGASAAGSGSGSGTAASGSGSGTAASGSGSGTAGSGSGSRTTVSGSGGGTGVSSSAEGASSGKTASSVSTASASSGVAGAESRERRAVSGGTASGGAASGGVASGGASGGRSSGWPVMTPPDLPPRPVPRAPLTDVVPRRTLVIIAVVVVLAVIGTVLALTLGDGDGSSDGAKGGGAKVTASASADTKDDASGGTRTDGAATESATTGSGSQATPSGAASASDGGGAGSGGSAGSGDNAVAKTHKGSQGYSLGLPEGWKYQSTGSAGDRFTGPDGQRLLVAWTSTPKGDPVKDWENQERYMTRSQYQKIRIARVDYRGWNAADWEFTYVESGTKYRTIDRGFVVNDQLGYALMYTAKAAKWDSALRQNTWRTLAETFEPKS
- a CDS encoding serine/threonine-protein kinase, translating into MQGLLLAGRYRLADPIGKGGMGRVWRAHDEVLHRAVAIKELTAALYVSESDQAVLLARTRAEARAAARINHSAVVTVHDVLDHDGRPWIVMELVEGHSLADAVKEEGRVEPTEAARIGLWVLRALRAAHAAGVLHRDVKPGNVLLSRDRRVLLTDFGIAQVEGDTAITRTGEIVGSVDYLAPERIRGHDPGASSDLWALGATLYTAVEGRSPFRRTTPLNTMQAVVDEEPAEPRYAGPLAPVIAALLHKDPARRPDASEAEQMLAEAAEGRRPSAAQAYVVTHHVGQLGSPRETQTRTGPNAGPNAGAHTPATGTPYRSGTGPTGLSGPPGPSGPSGPSGPIVTGPAYAPSGRPPSKRRRLRTLALVVALAAIIGGGTAVAMQQWDESRQKEAGASAAPSPTPTSGDVQSAGGAIPADWQRRVDPVGFSLYLPKGWKREVYGVEGDLTQIDYTPDGGKHFVRIAVDTSPDYNDPYAHQLDLEQQIQGLHKYQRVSLEKDLYRDRQGARWEYTWTALAKDPPYHPGPRRAVDETYMSRDGVEYAIYMSSPAKDWPTTRKQFKAVLQGWQEKAG
- a CDS encoding nucleotide sugar dehydrogenase, producing MPADLAVIGLGPYGLPLAQAAVAAGIPTLGYRTGPEAGSLSPAEVRRMLAGGFRPTTSPAELGRVRTAVICAPTPRDADGGLDLGQVEAAAHTLAAHLRPHTTVILESPVHPGTTEEYLRPLLEEGSGLRAGRDFHLAYSPSRVDPGNRDFTPANTPKVIGGLTSACTESAAAFYGRLTDKVVRARGPREAETVQLLETNYRHVNIALVNEMAVLCHDLGVDLWDVIRCAETKPFGFQAFRPGPGVGGHSVPQDLTGSLSGRTLRMVELAQQVNSHMPRYVIQRAATLLNEHGKSARGARVLLLGVTYKPDLADQQATPAQEIAIRLMELGASVSYHDPHVPSWSVLDRPVPRADSLYEAAVDADLTILLQQHRTYDLQGLSVKAQLLLDTRGATPTGAAHRL
- a CDS encoding glycerol-3-phosphate dehydrogenase/oxidase; the encoded protein is MRTATLGPAQRAESLASMAERELDVLVVGAGVVGAGTALDAVTRGLSTGLVEARDWASGTSSRSSKLIHGGLRYLEMLDFALVREALKERGLLLERLAPHLVKPVPFLYPLQHKGWERLYAGSGVALYDAMSMARGHGRGLPVHRHLTRRHALRVAPALKKDALVGALQYYDAQMDDARFVATLVRTAAAYGAHVANRARVTGFLREGERVVGARVQDVEGGGEYEVRAKQVVNATGVWTDDTQAMVGERGQFHVRASKGIHLVVPKDRIHSMTGLILRTEKSVLFVIPWGRHWIIGTTDTDWDLDKAHPAASSADIDYLLEHVNSVLSVPLTRDDVQGVYAGLRPLLAGESDATSKLSREHTVAHPVPGLVVVAGGKYTTYRVMAKDAVDAAVHGLDLRVAECVTEDVPLLGAEGYRALWNARARIAARTGIHVVRVEHLLNRYGAMAEELLDLIAADTSLGEPVQAADDYLRAEIVYAASHEGARHLDDVLTRRTRISIETFDRGARSAREAAELMAPVLGWDKDQIEREVEHYQKRVEAEQESQRQPDDLTADAARLGAPDIVPL
- a CDS encoding protein kinase; protein product: MDDYAGRVLADRYRLPLPPSDEYELTETRAFDTYSGQEVLVRQVPLPEVVEAEVLDAEGLPEGFTARDPRDPRDHGARRPQAARTGTRRPTDPAVRRAVEAAQAAARIPDHPRLDQVFDVFADGGSLWVVSELVSARPLAALLAEQPLTPYRAAEVASDVLTALRVLHAHGWVHRNITARTVLVCDDGRVMLTGLAVGAAEEALCGYDPVPVEAGEWGGGFSDAGGHQGPGGSQGHGGPHGPGGSHGPGGPHGAGGSHGPSGPRGGDGLDRPGGFGGFGGPGPSGGPGVSGGPGGAPGGGGAVGFGGVDAEAARRAAIEARAAGGLPAVGSDAANAAHGANGPSSELAPRAVDTGADIRAARAGAIAAYRAGARAAARVQEAQQSGRTALPGARPAGGTPAALPGARSAPEDDPSAPPHGSTQPPYPGANGLQHPPGAEPPGQIADPYGVRTTPWHGAAPRAGTDATPSPGSTGDPRETRDTRDPGNGQAGQGPTPLSPGGNGGATPHTAVSRVTDFGRPAPAPAVAPAPGTPTRWEDLAANAPVRRGGPATALAAERARQARMAVVGPVTERWAPEQAGPVHENWQLAAPIGPATDLWALGALLFRAVQGHAPYPEESTAELVQMVCAEPPAFAEECGPLRPVVESLLRQDPTERLDFEELRGWLRSLVRSAPEPEAGAHVVAAPPSDTSRLPVVRRRGELVRRRRAGLPAHHGRHKRAREEVRSPRRLGRSLLLLILLALAGAIAYAMFFMPKAESTGQGTQDRTGAAGEVSPAPEQSPEASSEPRPEQTSPGPDDGPSSSADADETQTTGPEVADGFTLRKDAEGFQVAVANGWDRTPVNGRGQVVYAQGNFELIVVPGRDTAAEDGTDPMVYQREKEPELQPYRDSSWATATGLKTIQVGGRTMAEGQFTWTGDDGRELFVRNLAMLIDGKYHVVQVRGPEAERDEVTRLYEQASATYRVTG